A genomic segment from Candidatus Methylomirabilota bacterium encodes:
- a CDS encoding DUF4145 domain-containing protein, whose amino-acid sequence MEEEEVNKGDKRTFLCAGCGVLSLHIAHTVGEGPHEIVVIRGRPPGVKRPYGENVKLFHVVYKCVGCGKDTYLLIRPPVQEIPEKVIHQFPVGTPTTHPSVPGPVKEAANEAEKCLAIGANNACGVMARRAIHALCQDKKAKGKDLPKQLKYLHDNQVIAQDLREWADDLRILGRSGAHPEWPQVSPQEAKYAVEFLREIIRYVYINPAERAAQRVAEVKKKKKGER is encoded by the coding sequence GTGGAGGAAGAAGAAGTGAACAAAGGCGACAAAAGGACCTTTCTCTGTGCTGGCTGTGGAGTCCTTAGCCTCCATATTGCGCATACGGTTGGAGAGGGTCCGCACGAGATAGTAGTCATTCGAGGCAGACCGCCAGGGGTAAAGAGGCCATATGGAGAAAATGTTAAGCTGTTTCATGTAGTCTACAAATGCGTTGGGTGTGGGAAGGATACGTACCTCCTCATCCGACCCCCGGTTCAGGAAATACCAGAAAAAGTTATCCACCAGTTTCCCGTTGGCACTCCCACGACCCATCCCTCAGTCCCGGGACCTGTGAAGGAGGCGGCTAATGAAGCAGAGAAGTGCCTTGCTATCGGTGCAAATAACGCCTGCGGAGTCATGGCCCGCAGGGCGATTCACGCTCTCTGCCAGGATAAGAAGGCTAAGGGAAAGGACCTGCCCAAGCAGCTAAAGTACCTCCATGACAACCAGGTGATAGCCCAAGACCTGCGGGAATGGGCCGATGATCTTCGGATACTGGGGCGTTCCGGTGCACACCCAGAGTGGCCCCAGGTGTCGCCTCAGGAGGCCAAGTACGCAGTCGAATTCCTAAGAGAGATCATCAGATACGTCTACATTAATCCAGCCGAGCGTGCTGCACA